From the genome of Thermodesulforhabdaceae bacterium:
ACGGAACTGAATTTGATCCTCTTGATCCATCCTATTATGAAAACCTTTTAGCAGGAAAAGCCCCTTTTAATCTAGACCACGCGGGCAAGATAAATACAAATTATCCCATCATTGCATCAGAAGTACGAAAAGGGCGTTCAGGTGTAACCAGTACATTCAATGTGGGGGGAATTCCACGGGTAATGGCTTATGCTCCCATTCATTATTACAGTCCTCCCTATGACCGCTACGGAATTTTCGGCGGCGTTACCATAGGCGTTGAAATGACAAAATTCAAAGAGCCAATTTCTACTACCGAGAAAGCCATTAAAGATATGCTTTCTCGAACAAGGATGGAAAGTGCTTTAGTTTTGACTCTTTCTTTACTGGTTTCCATAGTCGTAGCCTTATCTCTGGCAAGAACGATTACGAAACCCATACGGCATCTCAGCCGAAAAGCCGTCGAAATTGCAGAAAGGAAACTACCAGACGATATTGTGGTCCATACGGGAGATGAACTGGAAGGACTTTCCGAAAATCTTGCGGTTATGGCTCGAGAAATCCATGAACATCGTTTGAATCTTGAGAAATCACTTGAAGAATTGACGCAGTCCAAGAAAAACCTTGAACAATATTCTTACGAACTTGAGAGAAAAATATGGATTATCAAAAACATTCATTCTTTAAGCCAGCTCATGAGCTTAGCCTATAAGCGAGACGATGTCCTTCAAGCAGTTTTGAAGACCGCAGTGGAAGGGCTTGGATACGATAGAGCTATTCTTTACCTCTTTGATTCTCAAACTCGCCGGCTGGTATGTCGAGGCACATATCAATTCTCACCAGATCACGAAAAAATCGCCACATCTTTTTCCTTCCACGTAGATCGTCAGGATTGCACCCTTGTGAGAGCCTTTCATACAGGAAAAACAGTATCCGTCGGGATTTATGATGACGATATAAGTATAACAGAGCTCGATAAGAAAATTGCTACGTCTGGAGGTAGTGAACACATCGTCTGGGCTCCAATGAAAAGTCGAGACAGGGTGATAGGGGTCTTAGGAGCCGACAAAATTGGAAAGACTTCTCCCATCGGAACCACAGAAATAGAAGCCCTTGAGATCCTTGCCGGAGAGGCCGCTCAAGCCATTGAACATTCGGAACTTTACTGGAGATTAGTAAAAGAAAAGAACTTTGTAACATTAATTCTTGCCCACATTCCTCTCGGCGTTATTGTTTTCGATGGGCGAGGGAAAATTCTATGGTTTAATCCCTATGCAGAACGGTTTTTTGGAATACCCAGAGAAGAAGTTGAAGGCAAACACTTTTTTGAAGCCTTTGCGGACTTTACTTCCTGGACTGATTTTGTTCGCGAATGCTCGGAATTGGGCTGTTCTATAAAAGATGCCAAAGAAACCAGCATCACTTTCCCTGACGGGAAAGAAAAAGTAATTGAATATTCTTCATCGGTTCTTGCTTCTGAAAACTTTCCCGAGAGCAATCTTTTTATATTCTTTCAAGATATAACGAGCAGAAAAGAAATAGAAGAACACCTGAGAAGAACGGATCGCCTTGCAAGTTTGGGAGTACTGGCAGCAGGTATTGCTCACGAAATACGAAACCCCCTTACGGGTATTTCCCTGATGATGGATGATCTTCACGATCGAATTCAGCAATCAGGAAATGGAAAGACTCGAAAACCTTATAAACGGTCTCCTGGATTTTGCCAATCCTTCAAGGAACCTTAAGATGGAAAAAGCCTATCTTCCTTCTGTAATGGCGGATACGCTTCTTCTTGTTAGAAAGCTGGCAAAGAACAGCAAAATAGACGTAATTACCGAGGTCGAAGAGCCAATTCCGCTCCTGAGTATAGACAGAGAAAGAATAAAACAGGTGTTTTTGAATCTCTTCCTGAATGCGATTCAGGCTATGGATAAAGGTGGAACCCTATCGGTTAAGATATTCAGGGTAAAGG
Proteins encoded in this window:
- a CDS encoding PAS domain S-box protein; the protein is MKIDQNKNGQDSRRKKFRVSIAKKLTFVLILVSVIPASIFGITHILNLHNLTRVALKESSLQLEKKARESLELRAIELANRVSEFLQGVEKDAKILCLLPKKTEVFQDFYTMHKKTVWMKDGTNEYPVEVRQDLPLYREIAFVDVSGQELIRIFDGYPVKQEDLRDVSKPENTTYRSEKYFLEVMKLPPGRVYVSHVTGWFVSLEEQLQGASDVEHAVEGKKYEGVVRFATKCVGENGEVSGVVVLSLDHRHLMEFTMHILPTEDRFVVFPSYSSGNYAFMFDDEGWIITHPKYCDIRSLRPDGTEFDPLDPSYYENLLAGKAPFNLDHAGKINTNYPIIASEVRKGRSGVTSTFNVGGIPRVMAYAPIHYYSPPYDRYGIFGGVTIGVEMTKFKEPISTTEKAIKDMLSRTRMESALVLTLSLLVSIVVALSLARTITKPIRHLSRKAVEIAERKLPDDIVVHTGDELEGLSENLAVMAREIHEHRLNLEKSLEELTQSKKNLEQYSYELERKIWIIKNIHSLSQLMSLAYKRDDVLQAVLKTAVEGLGYDRAILYLFDSQTRRLVCRGTYQFSPDHEKIATSFSFHVDRQDCTLVRAFHTGKTVSVGIYDDDISITELDKKIATSGGSEHIVWAPMKSRDRVIGVLGADKIGKTSPIGTTEIEALEILAGEAAQAIEHSELYWRLVKEKNFVTLILAHIPLGVIVFDGRGKILWFNPYAERFFGIPREEVEGKHFFEAFADFTSWTDFVRECSELGCSIKDAKETSITFPDGKEKVIEYSSSVLASENFPESNLFIFFQDITSRKEIEEHLRRTDRLASLGVLAAGIAHEIRNPLTGISLMMDDLHDRIQQSGNGKTRKPYKRSPGFCQSFKEP